The Streptomyces sp. BHT-5-2 genomic interval AGACCAAGGCCCTCTTCGGCTGCGGCCACTGGCAGATCCGCGTCACTGTCCCCGACACCTGGAATCACGTCGGCCTCCTGCCTGCCCCCGCCCCCGGCGAACGCGCCTGGCACTACCCGGCCACCCCCGGCACCACCTTCACCACCTGGGCCGGCGGACCTGAGGTCTACACCGCCCTCACCAACCCCCTTGGTCCCTGGAAGATCGAGATCCTCGACGGCCTGCTGTGGCAGGACGGCAAACCCCTCGACGACTGGTCCAAGAAACTCAAAGACGCCTGGGCCACCCTCACCGCCCAAGCCAGCCTCCACGGCGACCCCACCCAACGCCAGGCCGCCCACCTCGCCTCCCGCGCCGTACGCGCCCTTCTCCTCTACGGCATCGGCTCCTTCGCCCAACGCCCCCGCACCGTCACCGGCACCACCCCCCGCACCGCCGAACGCGACGTCCCCGCCGACGCCGAAATCATCGGCTTCGACGACGAGGCCATCACCTGGCAACGCGCCACCGGCTTCGCCCGCGACCCCAACGCCCACCCCGAATGGGCCGCCGGCATCTGGTCCGGCGCCCGCGCAGCCCTGCTGTCCATGCGCATGCGCGAGGACGACACCTACGTCGGCGCCCTCCACACCCCACCCGGCACCGTCGTCGCCTTCCGTACCGACGCCGTCTACCTCACCGCACCCCAGAACTGGCCCTACCACGGCCAGCCCGGCGAATACCTCCACAAAGGCCACCTGACCGGCCCCATCCCCGCACCCACCACCGAAGACGAACTCCTCGCCTTGCGCGATGCCGGACGCGCAGCCCTCCACCCCAGCCCACGCGGCGGTGACGCCTGATGCCCCCCCAACGCCGCAGCCCTAAGCCCGCGTTGAACGAAGCAGCCCAACTCTCCGACCAGCTCCTCACCGCCGGCTACACCAAACGCGACATCGCACGCATCATCAACCGCGACCCCTCCCTCGTCTCCCAGTTCTACACACGCCACAAAGGCGCCGCCTTCGTCCCCGCCCTCCGCCACACCCTGGCCGCCGTCCACGCCGGCATCACCGACACCAGCGAACTCGCCGCCCTCGCCGCCCCCCACATCACCCGTCGTACCACCGCCGCCGGCACCCGCGCCCGCGTACGCACCAAAGCCGTCCTCATCACCCCCACCGGCACCGGCACCGGCCGCGCCGGCGCCCAAGCCATCGCCTCCGGCTCCACCCGCCTACGCCCCCTCATCGCCGAAGCAGCCCGCCAACGCCTCCGCCTGGCCTTCACCATCCGCATGCCAAAGAGTGGCTACACCCACGCCTCGGGCAGCCGCCTGGACTCACCCGGCGTACGTCGCGAGGTCGTCCAACGCGCTGATCACACCGAAGAACGCTCCTACGGCTCAGCCACCACTGGTGGTTTCGACGCTGCCGAGTTCGCTCAACGCGTCGACGCAGCAGGGGGCGACGTGACCGCAGCCGTCCAGCAGTGGCTGCTGGAAACCGGTCGCATCCACCCCGGCGCCCATATCACCCACCTGGAAATCCGCACCTGGCGACCCCGCTGACACACCCGTCGCGCATGGGCTAAAGGTTGTCCCGTAATTGCGAGCTGGGCCTAGTCTGAACCAGCTACCTGGGTACCGATCTTCTGGAGAGTGAGAGTGCGCCTATGGGCATATCCATGCGCGAGCTTGAGGACAGCGACCTGCCGATCTTCTGGCAGCAGTTGACGGACCCCGAGTTGCAGCAGATGGCAGCTGTGACCAGGAAGTATCACTACGATCGCGGCCACTTCGACCAGCACTGGACGAAGGTATGCTCGGACCCGTCCGTGATCTTGCGAACCGTTCTCGCTGACGGCGCTGTAGCAGGACACGCCGCTGTCTTCGGTCTGCCGTCAGAGCGTGAGGTCACGTACGTCATCGGGCGAGCCCATTGGGGCCAGGGTATTGCCACTGCGGCCCTGGCTGAACTGATCAAGCTGGAGCCCGCGAGGCCGCTGCACGTTGACGCTGCCGCTGACAATGCCGGCTCCATCCGCGTGCTGGAGAAGTGCGGCTTCATTGTCACGGGGAAGAGCCGGTGCTTCGCCCGGGCTCGTGGCCAGGACATCGACCTGGCGCACTTGACGCTGAGCTGAGCATGCCGCCGCTGTCAGGACCGCTCAACCGGCCAACGCGAGGTTGTGCAGACGGGCGATGCCGAGCATGGCCTGGTGAACGCCGTTGCCCTTGAGTCTCGGCAGTCCCTGAGGATTTTCCAGTTCTTTAGCCGGGACAGGGCGTGTTCCACCCGGGCTCGCGCCCGGCGGTGGACGGCGTTCTCCGACTCCTGTTCTTGTTCAGCGCCACCAATTCCCCCTCTTCGGTCCGACTGTAGCTCCCTGCAACTGGCCTGTCCCGCAGGTATTCCTGGGTTCGGCAACCCCGCTGTCTCAGCCCAGGTCCGGGGCCCCATATCTCAGGGTCGTGGTTTTTCTTCAGAACCGGTATCAGCAGCCGTCCGCTCCGCCCACTCGCGCACTGTCACGGCATGCTCCATGCGGCTGACGATCTCCTTCTTGGACGCCGTGTCCAGGGTCTCCGGGATCTTGTCGAAGGTGTCGGGAAGGACGTCGAGCAGACCCCAGATCTGTTCGCCGGTGCTGACAGTCAGCAGTTGCTGGCACCTCCACTGCAGCGGCGTCTCGGGACGGTGCGTGAGCCGCTGCACGAGCGTCGGGAACAGGTAGTGCGTCGCCTCTGCGGCGAGGTGCTCTCGGAGCCAGTCGACTGGGAGTCGCTGGCTGAAGCCGTGCATGGCAGCCTCCTGGGCCAGGTCCAGGAGCTGAGCAGTGTCGACGGCTCGGACGGTGCGGGGAAGGGGCGGGGTCATGTCGCGATGATGCCAAGAAGCCTCCGCGGCCGAGAGGTCAGCGGGGCCGGGATGCAATCTGGCGACGGACAGGACCCCAGACCTCCTCGAACTCCTCGAAGGTGAGTTGTTCGGGGTCGTGGCCTTCCCAATCTGAGACGGGCAGCTCGGCTGTGATCCCGAACCTGCTGTCGTACTCATCGAGGCGGCCTGCGTCGTGGGCCTGCTGCCATTCGTCGAGAGAGGCGGCTGCGATCGGTGTCAGCCCAGGCCCTTGAAGTTCGACCTGCCTGGTCACCCAGCCTTCGGCGTCGACCTCGAAGTAGAACCAGACATCTTCCTCGTCCCAGTAGCAACGCATCCATGTGGTCACCGGTCAATGATGACGGTGCTCGAACGAGGTACGGCAGCGACCTGCTGTCTTGTCACAGTGCATCTGGCTGCTGACCTGCCGGGTGCCATGTCGTTTGCGAACGGTGTTCTTCGGTATTCCCAAACGCCATGGCTTCCGGGGAAGTCCGCTGAGGTTCAGAAGATCGGCTCAGCCGTCCTGCCCATCGGCAGAGGTGTCCGTGTCGCCCGGAGACGGCGCAGTGGTCGGCGGTGGTGCTTCCTCCGGTAGCAGGCCCCAACCGAGGTGCCTTGTGAGGAACGCAGCGACCTGATCCGCATCTGTGCACTCTGCGGGCAGGTCACCCGGCCGTGGCCGGTAGAGGTCAATGAGTTCATCCCGCAGTCGAGCATCCAGAACC includes:
- a CDS encoding helix-turn-helix domain containing protein yields the protein MPPQRRSPKPALNEAAQLSDQLLTAGYTKRDIARIINRDPSLVSQFYTRHKGAAFVPALRHTLAAVHAGITDTSELAALAAPHITRRTTAAGTRARVRTKAVLITPTGTGTGRAGAQAIASGSTRLRPLIAEAARQRLRLAFTIRMPKSGYTHASGSRLDSPGVRREVVQRADHTEERSYGSATTGGFDAAEFAQRVDAAGGDVTAAVQQWLLETGRIHPGAHITHLEIRTWRPR
- a CDS encoding GNAT family N-acetyltransferase, which translates into the protein MGISMRELEDSDLPIFWQQLTDPELQQMAAVTRKYHYDRGHFDQHWTKVCSDPSVILRTVLADGAVAGHAAVFGLPSEREVTYVIGRAHWGQGIATAALAELIKLEPARPLHVDAAADNAGSIRVLEKCGFIVTGKSRCFARARGQDIDLAHLTLS